One genomic region from Streptomyces sp. NBC_00457 encodes:
- a CDS encoding GH92 family glycosyl hydrolase, whose amino-acid sequence MQRRSRHRWGSAVVVATAFALAVSSQGVAVALPGEVAAADREFASSFEADDPAPDWLNTVDTAPDGSKRASGVDGGYSSGIPGNVTDHVTDVRASGENTGAGEVKENLVDGEPSSKWLTFAPTGWAEFDLDAPVKVVTYALTSANDHDERDPVDWTLKGSTDGTNWTTLDTRTGESFAERFQTKTYDIPEANVAEYRHFRLDVTRNNGASDALQLADVQFSTGGSGDPIPQDMLSLVDRGPSGSPTAKAGAGFTGKRALRYAGRHTADGQAYSYNKVFDVDVAVGRDTQLSYRIFPSMADGDRDYDATNVSVDLAFTDGTYLSDLKATDQHGFALTPQGQGAAKILYVNQWNNVASRIGSVAAGKTVDRILVAYDSPKGPAKFRGWLDDVALKAVPREKPKAHLSDYAVTTRGTNSSGGFSRGNNFPATAVPHGFNFWTPVTNAGSLSWLYDYARGNNADNLPTIQAFSASHEPSPWMGDRQTFQVMPSAASGTPDNGREARELAFRHENETARPYYYGVRFENGLKTEMAPTDHAAVMRFTYPGDDASVLFDNVTDQAGLTLDKETGTFTGYSDVKSGLSTGATRLFVYGVFDAPVTEGTSSGVKGYLRFQPGDDRTVTLRIATSLISVDQAKDNLRQEIPDGTSFDAVKTKAQRQWDKILGKVEVEGATPDQLTTLYSSLYRLYLYPNSGFEKVGSKYQYASPFSPMPGPDTPTHTGAKIVDGKVYVNNGFWDTYRTTWPAYSLLTPGQAGEMVDGFVQQYKDGGWTSRWSSPGYADLMTGTSSDVAFADAYVKGVGFDAKSAYDAAVKNATVVPPSSGVGRKGMTTSPFLGYTSTDTHEGLSWALEGYLNDYGIARMGRKLYEKTGEKRYKEESEYFLDRAQDYVNLFDSEAGFFQGRDAKGDWRVESSKYDPRVWGYDYTETNGWGYAFTAPQDSRGLANLYGGRGGLGDKLDEYLATPETASPEFVGSYGGVIHEMTEARDVRMGMYGHSNQVAHHALYMYDAAGQPWKTQKNVREVLSRLYVGSEIGQGYHGDEDNGEQSAWFLFSALGFYPLVMGSGEYAVGSPLFTKATVHLENGRDLVVKAPRNSAKNVYVQGLKVNGRAWTSTSLPHSLIAKGGVLEFDMGPRPSRWGTGKNAAPPSITQDDEVPTPRADVLKGEGALFDNTSATEAAVTSVDLPVTAGAKAVQYTLTSSDRTKAPTGWTLQGSSDGTKWRTLDQRSGESFTWDKQTRAFSVGRPGTYEKYRLVLNGEATVSEVELLA is encoded by the coding sequence ATGCAGCGCAGAAGTCGGCACAGATGGGGTTCGGCGGTCGTCGTGGCGACCGCCTTTGCTTTGGCCGTCAGCTCGCAGGGGGTGGCGGTGGCGCTGCCGGGCGAGGTGGCCGCCGCCGACCGGGAGTTCGCCTCGTCGTTCGAGGCGGACGATCCGGCGCCCGACTGGCTGAACACCGTCGACACCGCACCGGACGGCAGCAAGCGTGCGTCCGGTGTCGACGGAGGGTACAGCAGCGGCATTCCGGGCAATGTGACCGACCATGTCACGGACGTCCGGGCCAGCGGGGAGAACACCGGCGCCGGCGAGGTGAAGGAGAACCTCGTCGACGGCGAGCCGAGCAGCAAGTGGCTGACCTTCGCGCCCACCGGCTGGGCGGAGTTCGATCTGGACGCGCCGGTCAAGGTGGTCACCTACGCGCTGACGTCGGCCAACGACCACGACGAACGCGACCCGGTGGACTGGACCCTCAAGGGCTCCACGGACGGCACGAACTGGACGACCCTGGACACCCGCACCGGCGAATCCTTCGCCGAGCGGTTCCAGACGAAGACGTACGACATCCCGGAAGCGAATGTCGCCGAGTACCGGCACTTCCGGCTCGACGTGACCAGGAACAACGGCGCCTCGGACGCCCTGCAACTCGCCGACGTGCAGTTCTCCACGGGCGGCAGCGGCGACCCGATCCCGCAGGACATGCTCTCGCTGGTCGACCGCGGCCCGAGCGGCTCGCCGACGGCGAAGGCGGGCGCGGGCTTCACCGGCAAGCGGGCGCTGCGCTACGCCGGGCGGCACACCGCCGACGGGCAGGCGTACTCGTACAACAAGGTCTTCGACGTCGATGTGGCCGTCGGGCGCGATACGCAACTGTCGTATCGGATCTTCCCCTCCATGGCGGACGGCGACCGGGACTACGACGCGACCAACGTCTCCGTCGATCTCGCGTTCACGGACGGGACGTATCTGAGCGATCTCAAGGCGACCGACCAGCACGGGTTCGCGCTGACGCCGCAGGGGCAGGGCGCGGCCAAGATCCTCTACGTGAACCAGTGGAACAACGTGGCCTCGCGGATCGGGTCGGTCGCGGCCGGGAAGACCGTGGACCGGATCCTGGTGGCGTACGACTCCCCCAAGGGGCCGGCGAAGTTCCGGGGCTGGCTCGATGACGTGGCGCTGAAGGCCGTACCGCGCGAGAAGCCGAAGGCGCATCTGTCGGACTACGCGGTGACGACCCGCGGCACCAACTCCAGCGGTGGCTTCTCACGCGGCAACAACTTCCCCGCGACGGCCGTGCCGCACGGGTTCAACTTCTGGACACCGGTGACCAACGCGGGTTCGCTGAGCTGGCTCTACGACTACGCACGCGGGAACAACGCCGACAACCTGCCGACGATCCAGGCGTTCAGCGCGAGCCATGAGCCCAGCCCCTGGATGGGCGACCGGCAGACCTTCCAGGTGATGCCGTCCGCCGCGTCGGGTACGCCCGACAACGGCCGTGAGGCACGGGAGCTGGCCTTCCGGCACGAGAACGAGACGGCGCGGCCGTACTACTACGGGGTGCGTTTCGAGAACGGTCTCAAGACGGAGATGGCGCCGACCGACCATGCGGCGGTCATGCGCTTCACCTATCCCGGCGACGACGCGAGCGTCCTGTTCGACAACGTCACCGACCAGGCGGGCCTGACGCTCGACAAGGAAACCGGCACCTTCACCGGCTACTCCGACGTGAAGTCGGGGCTGTCGACGGGCGCGACCCGGCTGTTCGTGTACGGGGTGTTCGACGCGCCGGTGACGGAGGGGACGTCGAGCGGGGTCAAGGGCTATCTGCGGTTCCAGCCCGGCGACGACCGGACCGTGACCCTGCGGATCGCCACCTCCCTGATCAGCGTCGACCAGGCGAAGGACAACCTGCGCCAGGAGATCCCGGACGGCACGTCCTTCGACGCCGTGAAGACGAAGGCCCAACGGCAGTGGGACAAGATCCTCGGCAAGGTAGAGGTCGAGGGCGCGACGCCGGACCAGCTGACCACGCTGTACTCCAGCCTGTACCGGCTGTACCTGTACCCCAACTCCGGCTTCGAGAAGGTCGGTTCGAAGTACCAGTACGCCTCACCGTTCTCGCCGATGCCGGGCCCGGACACCCCGACGCACACCGGCGCGAAGATCGTGGACGGCAAGGTGTACGTCAACAACGGTTTCTGGGACACGTATCGGACGACCTGGCCGGCCTACTCGCTACTGACGCCCGGTCAGGCGGGTGAGATGGTCGACGGGTTCGTGCAGCAGTACAAGGACGGCGGCTGGACCTCCCGCTGGTCCTCGCCCGGGTACGCGGACCTGATGACCGGCACCTCGTCGGACGTGGCCTTCGCGGACGCGTACGTCAAGGGCGTCGGCTTCGACGCGAAGTCGGCGTACGACGCGGCCGTGAAGAACGCCACAGTGGTACCGCCCTCGTCGGGCGTGGGCCGCAAGGGCATGACCACCTCACCGTTCCTCGGCTACACGAGCACCGACACGCACGAGGGCCTGTCGTGGGCGCTGGAGGGCTACCTCAACGACTACGGCATCGCGCGGATGGGCCGGAAGCTGTACGAGAAGACGGGCGAGAAGCGGTACAAGGAGGAGTCGGAGTACTTCCTCGACCGCGCCCAGGACTATGTGAACCTCTTCGATTCCGAGGCTGGTTTCTTCCAGGGCCGCGACGCCAAGGGTGACTGGCGGGTCGAGTCGTCGAAGTACGACCCGAGGGTGTGGGGCTACGACTACACCGAGACCAACGGCTGGGGTTACGCGTTCACGGCCCCGCAGGACTCCCGCGGCCTCGCCAACCTCTACGGCGGTCGCGGCGGCCTCGGTGACAAGCTCGACGAGTACCTCGCCACCCCCGAGACGGCCTCGCCCGAGTTCGTCGGCTCCTACGGCGGTGTCATCCACGAGATGACGGAGGCGCGGGACGTCCGGATGGGCATGTACGGGCATTCCAACCAGGTCGCCCACCACGCCCTCTACATGTACGACGCGGCCGGGCAGCCGTGGAAGACGCAGAAGAACGTCCGTGAGGTGCTGTCCCGCCTCTACGTCGGCAGCGAGATCGGGCAGGGCTACCACGGTGACGAGGACAACGGCGAGCAGTCGGCCTGGTTCCTGTTCTCCGCGCTCGGCTTCTACCCGCTGGTGATGGGCAGCGGCGAATACGCCGTCGGCTCCCCGCTGTTCACCAAGGCGACGGTCCATCTGGAGAACGGCCGGGACCTGGTCGTCAAGGCGCCGAGGAACAGCGCGAAGAACGTGTACGTGCAGGGGCTGAAGGTCAACGGGCGTGCATGGACGTCGACTTCGCTGCCGCATTCGCTGATCGCGAAGGGTGGTGTCCTGGAGTTCGACATGGGGCCGCGGCCGTCGCGATGGGGTACCGGGAAGAACGCGGCGCCCCCGTCGATCACCCAGGACGACGAGGTGCCGACGCCGCGTGCGGACGTGCTGAAGGGTGAGGGCGCCCTGTTCGACAACACGTCGGCCACGGAGGCGGCGGTGACGTCGGTGGATCTGCCGGTCACCGC